TGTGCGAAAAGCAGATATCGTTGGCGTCTCTTCATTGCGTCGTGGCGTCGCGGAAGCGATTGAAGCCGTCGCTCACGGCGATGAAAGTACTTCGCGCGTTGTCGGGCGGGTCATTGACGAGATCAAACTGCCACCGGGCACGATTATTGGTGCCGTAGTGCGTGGTAACGATGTGATGATTGCCAATGACAACTTACGCATCGAACAAGGCGATCACGTCATTATGTTTCTGACAGATAAAAAGTTTATTACCGACGTCGAGCGCTTATTCCAGCCTAGCCCTTTCTTCCTTTAACATTGAAGGGTGCATTATTCGCACCCTTTTAATTCCCCTGATTTATCAAGGATTAATTCGTACTATTAATCTAAATACTTAAATGGAAAATATCTTAACATTTGTTAAACTTATTAACGTCAGCTGCATAGGGAGAATATAATGAGCATTATTAAAGAGTTTCGCGAATTCGCGATGCGCGGGAACGTTGTCGATTTGGCAGTGGGTGTCATTATCGGTGCGGCATTCGGTAAAATTGTATCGTCACTGGTTGCCGATATCATTATGCCGCCGCTCGGTTTGCTAATTGGTGGTATCGATTTTAAACAGTTTGCCGTCACGCTGCGCGATGCACAGGGAGATATCCCTGCCGTTGTGATGCACTATGGGGTGTTTATTCAGAACATCTTCGACTTTGTGATTGTGGCATTTGCTATTTTCATGGCAATTAAGCTCATCAATAAACTCAATCGTAAGAAAGAAGAGCCGGCTGCTGCACCTGCGCCGACGAAAGAAGAAGTCTTGCTCACTGAGATCCGTGACCTGCTTAAAGAACAGAACAATCGTTCTTAATAGACCGCTGAAAACAGAAGGCCAGTGGTAAAAAAGTGATTCACTTTCTTGCCACTGGCCTCCCAGTTACCCCGATTACCATGTTTCCCTTTACGTAAATAACTTCCCTTACCTTTCTTATTCTTTTCAATACGCTGTCTGAAGAGTGGATCATGTAATAATGCCTCAATGGCATTGTCCTTTATCTGCCCTTTTGTATGCTGATAACGACTCATAATAGCTCCTGTTTGTGGTTTAACGGCGGGAGTGTAGTCCCACCAGTTTGATAAATCAACAACCTAACTTCACTCCACTGGCTCCCTGTTCCAGGGCTTCCAGGATTGAGCAGTACACGCTGCTATGCGCAGTACCACAGCAGGCATCGTTCAGACGCTGCAATGAACGCTGCATGCTTTGCAGTTCGGCAATGCGCGCTTCGACTTCTTTCAGTCGCTCCTGCACGATCCCTTTTGATTCCTGACAGGTATGATGTTCGGGATCGATGCGGATCGACAACAACTCACGGATCGACTCGAGGGTAAACCCGAGCTGTCGGGCATAGCGGATGAATTTTAGCCGCTGAAGATCCTTTTCCGTATACAACCGGAATCCCCCTTCCGTGCGGACTTCATGTTCCATCATCTGTTGCTTTTCATAGTAGCGGATCGTATCAGGAGTTACGTCCGCGAGCTTTGCTAACTCACCAATGCGATACATATCCACGCCTTAATTGTCATTAATTTTAAGCAGCAACTTATCCGCGTACTCACCACGTAGAAATTCAGTGCTTAGACCAGCCTGCCGCAACTTCAGTTCCAGGAGTGACAAACGCCGGCTCACTTCATGATACTGAGGATCATCCTGCCTCAGGCCTTTCAGCAGATCCAGTAACTGGATGGCTTCTTTTCGCTGCTCCAGCTCAGGCGGAAGGCAGCCTGCATTTTTTAATAAACGATAACCGGCCCGTAACTCAACAGGTACATGCGAATCATCATCCAGAACCAGCCGCTCGCCAGCACCATGAAGATTCTCAAACTCACCGTTTTTCTGCGCATCAGTGATATGGCGCTCTGCCCACTGGTCCAGTAACCACATAGACGACTCCAGGGGATGAACAAAAAGAGTACAGATATTGTAGATAAGTGGGGGTACTGAGGATATAAAAAAACCCGCCGGGGCGGGTTTTTTTACGTTACTACAGATTACTCTGCAGCAGCTTCTGCTTTCGATTCAGAGCGATCAACCAGCTCGATGTATGCCATCGGCGCGTTGTCACCTGCACGGAAGCCACACTTCAGAATGCGAGTGTAACCACCGGCGCGGCTCGCGAAACGCGGGCCCAGCTCGTTAAACAGTTTTGCCACGATCTCGTTATCACGAGTGCGGGCGAATGCCAGACGACGATTAGCTACGCTATCAGTCTTGGCAAGAGTAATCAGCGGCTCAACTACGCGACGCAGCTCTTTCGCTTTAGGCAGGGTCGTCTTGATGATTTCATGACGAACCAGTGAACCTGCCATGTTGCGGAACATAGCCTGGCGATGGCTGCTGTTGCGGTTCAGTTGACGACCACTCTTACGATGGCGCATGACCTTATCCTTCTCAGTAAAACCTTAACCTGTGATCCGGTTACTCGTCAGCGATGCTTGCCGGTGGCCAGTTTTCCAGGCGCATGCCCAGAGACAGTCCACGGGAAGCCAGCACGTCTTTAATCTCAGTAAGAGATTTTTTACCAAGGTTAGGCGTCTTAAGAAGCTCAACCTCAGTACGCTGTACCAGATCACCGATATAGTGGATAGCTTCTGCTTTAAGGCAGTTAGCAGAGCGGACAGTCAATTCCAGATCGTCAACAGGGCGCAGCAGGATCGGATCGAATTCTGGTTTCTCTTCTTTCACTTCCGGCTGACGTACATCACGTAAGTCAACGAAAGCTTCCAGTTGTTCAGCCAGAATGGTCGCCGCACGACGAATCGCCTCTTCAGGATCGATTGTGCCGTTGGTTTCCATTTCGATGACCAGCTTGTCCAGGTCGGTACGCTGTTCTACACGCGCTGCTTCAACATTGTAGGCAATACGCTCTACAGGGCTGTAACATGCGTCGACCAGCAGACGGCCGATTGGGCGCTCATCTTCTTCCGAATGAATTCGGGTAGAAGCCGGCACATAACCACGACCGCGCTGAACTTTGATACGCATGCTAATAGACGCGTTCTCATCGGTCAGGTGGCAGATCACGTGCTGCGGCTTGACGATTTCGACATCCCCATCATGGGTAATGTCGGCTGCAGTCACAGGGCCAATGCCAGATTTATTCAAGGTAAGAATAACTTCATCTTTACCCTGAACTCTCACCGCCAGCCCTTTCAGGTTGAGCAGGATTTCCAGGATATCTTCCTGAACGCCTTCTTTGGTGCTGTACTCATGTAGTACACCATCAATCTCAACCTCGGTCACCGCGCAACCCGGCATCGATGAGAGCAGAATACGGCGCAGTGCGTTACCCAGAGTATGGCCAAAGCCACGCTCTAAAGGCTCAAGGGTCACCTTGGCGTGCGTCGAACTCACTTGCTCGATATCTACCAGGCGCGGTTTTAGAAACTCTGTCACAGAACCCTGCATTGTGTCCTCTCTTTGGTACTAAGCTTTACTTGGAGTAAAGCTCGACGATCAGGTGTTCGTTAATGTCCGCAGACAGATCAGAACGCTCAGGCTTACGCTTGTACGTACCTTCCATCTTGCCAGCATCAACTTCCAGCCAGGTTGGCTTTTCACGCTGCTCAGCCAGCTCCAGAGCGGCTTTCACGCGAGACTGCTTCTTCGCTTTCTCACGAATGCTAACAACGTCATTCGGACTAACCTGATAAGAAGCGATGTTAACAACACGACCGTTTACCATAATTGCTTTATGGCTAACCAGCTGACGTGCTTCTGCACGAGTGGCACCGAAGCCCATACGGTATACAACGTTGTCCAGACGACCTTCCAGCAGAGCCAACAGGTTTTCACCAGTGTTGCCTTTCAGACGTGCTGCTTCTTTGTAGTAGTTACGGAACTGACGCTCCAGCACACCGTAGATACGGCGAACTTTTTGCTTTTCACGCAACTGCACACCATAGTCAGACAGACGCGGTTTACGCGCACCGTGCTGGCCAGGAGCTTGTTCAATTTTACACTTGGTATCGATCGCGCGAACGCCAGACTTAAGGAATAAGTCGGTGCCCTCACGACGGCTCAGCTTGAGCTTAGGACCCAAATATCTTGCCATTTTCTTTCTCCAACAAACCTGGAAAACGAGGCGTTATACGCGACGTTTTTTCGGCGGACGACAACCGTTATGAGGGATCGGAGTCACATCAGTAATATTAGTGATGCGGAAACCAGCGGCGTTCAGAGCACGAATAGTAGATTCGCGGCCTGGACCCGGACCTTTAACCATAACTTCCAGATTCTTGATACCGTATTCTTTTACGGCGTCAGCGCAACGCTCTGCTGCAACCTGAGCTGCGAACGGAGTAGATTTGCGAGAACCACGGAAACCGGAACCACCGGCTGTTGCCCAACCCAGCGCGTTACCCTGACGATCAGTGATAGTCACGATGGTGTTGTTGAAAGAAGCATGGATATGAGCCACGCCGTCAGAGACTTGTTTTCTTACACGTTTACGTGCACGAATTGGTGCCTTTGCCATTATTCAATCACCCCGATTATTTCTTGATCGGTTTGCGCGGACCCTTACGGGTACGTGCGTTGGTCTTAGTACGCTGACCGCGCACTGGCAGACCACGACGATGACGCAAACCGCGATAGCAACCAAGATCCATCAGGCGCTTGATGCTCATGCTGATTTCACGGCGCAGATCACCTTCAACGACAAATTTGGCAACTTCGTCACGCAGCGTGTCGATTTGTCCTTCAGACAGCTCACTGATCTTAACATTTTCAGCGATACCCGCTGCAGCCAGAATAGCTTTAGAACGGGTCTTACCGATGCCGTAGATCGACGTTAATGCGATCACAGCATGTTTTTGATCAGGAATGTTAATGCCTGCTATACGGGCCACTATGCACTCCTACTATTTAATATGTACGCACCATGCTGAAAAGCCCGTTTTCAGGATACTCAAATGGAAACGTACAGACATACAAAAGATTGGCTGGCTAATCTAGCCAGCTCAACCCAACTTTGCAAGAAAAATATGCGAATAAATCAGCCTTGGCGCTGTTTATGCTTCGGCTCGGCACTGCAAATCACACGGATGACACCATCACGCTTAACGATTTTGCAGTTACGGCATAATTTCTTGACGGAAGCACGAACTTTCATTTTTACTCTCCGTAACTTCTCGGGCGACCAATTATCGGCCGTAGCCTTTCAGGTTCGCCTTCTTCAATGCAGACTCGTACTGACTAGACATCATCAGAGTTTGCACTTGAGCCATAAAGTCCATAATCACGACAACAACGATAAGCAGTGAGGTCCCACCAAAGTAGAACGGTACTTTCATTGCATCACGCATGAACTCCGGGATCAGGCAGATAAAGGTAATGTAGAGCGCACCAACTAAAGTCAGGCGGGTCATTACTTTATCAATATACTTCGCCGTTTGCTCTCCCGGACGAATTCCTGGTACAAATGCACCGGACTTCTTCAGGTTATCTGCTGTTTCACGCGGGTTGAAAACCAACGCCGTGTAGAAGAAACAGAAGAAGATGATTGCAGACGCATAGAGTAACACATAAAGCGGTTGCCCAGGCTGCAAATACAGCGAAATTGTTGTCAGCCAGTTCCAACCAGTCCCGCCCCCGAACCATGACGCGATGGTTGCCGGGAACAGAATAATACTGGAAGCGAAGATTGCCGGGATTACCCCCGCCATATTCACTTTCAGCGGTAAATGTGTGCTCTGTGCAGCATAGACACGACGACCCTGCTGACGTTTCGCGTAGTTTACCACAATGCGGCGTTGACCACGCTCAACAAATACAACAAAGAACGTCACTGCAAATACTAATACTGCAACCAACAGCAACACGAGGAAGTGCAGGTCGCCTTGACGCGCTTGCTCGATAGTATGGGCAATGGCTGGCGGGAGTCCCGCGACAATACCGGCGAAGATAATGATCGAGATACCGTTACCGATACCACGTTCAGTAATCTGTTCGCCCAACCACATCAGGAACATTGTCCCTGTGACCAGACTGACAACAGCGGTGAAATAGAATGCAAAGCCCGGGTTCATAACCAGGCCTTGCATACCAGGCATATTCGGCAGACCGGTAGCAATACCGATCGACTGGAATATTGCCAGCACCAGAGTACCGTAGCGGGTGTACTGGCTGATCTTACGACGACCAGACTCCCCTTCTTTCTTAATTTCCGCCAACGTTGGATGAACCACTGTCAGCAGCTGGATAATAATTGATGCCGAAATGTACGGCATAATACCCAGGGCAAAGATAGAAGCACGGCTGAGAGCACCACCAGAGAACATGTTAAACATTTCAATGATGGTGCCTCGCTGTTGCTCAAGCAGTTTGGCAAGTACAGCGGCATCAATACCAGGGATCGGAATGAAAGAGCCAATACGGAACACGATAAGCGCACCGATAACAAACAGCAGTCTGCGTTTCAGCTCGCCTAAGCCACCTTTGGCACTTTGAAAATCTAATCCCGGTTGTTTAGCCATCTGCTACTTATTCCTCGATTTTACCGCCAGCAGCTTCGATAGCAGCACGAGCGCCTTTAGTAACACGCAGACCACGAACAGTTACCGGAGTAGTGACTTCACCAGCCAGGATCACTTTCGCGAACTCGATCTGGATACCGATAATGTTAGCCGCTTTCAGCGTGTTCAGGTCTACAACACCGCCTTCTACTTTAGCCAGGTCAGACAGACGAACTTCGGCTGTAATCGCTGCTTTACGAGAAGTGAAGCCGAATTTCGGCAGACGACGATACAGAGGCATCTGGCCGCCCTCGAAACCGCGACGTACGCCACCGCCAGAACGAGACTTCTGACCTTTGTGACCACGACCACCGGTTTTACCGAGGCCAGAACCGATACCACGACCCAGGCGTTTACCCGCCTTTTTGGAGCCTTCGGCCGGAGACAGAGTATTTAAACGCATCTCTTACTCCTCAACTTTAACCATGAAGGAAACCGCGTTGACCATACCACGAACAGCAGGAGTATCCTCGCGCTCTACGGTGTGACCAATACGACGCAGACCCAGGCCAAGCAGCGTTGCCTTATGTTTCGGCAGACGACCGATTGCACTGCGGGTTTGAGTAATTTTAATAGTCTTTGCCATGGTTTATTTCCCCAGAATTTCTTCAACGGATTTACCACGCTTGGCAGCGACCATTTCTGGAGAATTCATATTTTCCAGGCCATCAATAGTTGCACGAACCACGTTAATCGGGTTGGTGGAACCATATGCTTTAGCCAGAACGTTATGAACCCCAGCAACTTCCAGAACGGCGCGCATTGCACCACCGGCGATGATACCGGTACCTTCGGAAGCTGGCTGCATGAATACACGAGAACCCGTGTGAACACCTTTAACCGGGTGTTGCAGGGTGCCGTTGTTCAGCGCGACGTTAATCATATTGCGACGGGCTTTTTCCATCGCTTTCTGGATCGCTGCTGGAACTTCACGCGCTTTACCGTAACCAAAACCAACGCGACCGTTACCATCGCCAACAACAGTCAGAGCTGTGAAGGAGAAAATACGACCACCTTTTACGGTTTTAGATACGCGGTTTACCGCGATCAGCTTTTCCTGCAGTTCGCCAGCTTGTTTTTCGATGTGAGCCATCTTACACCTCTACCTTAGAACTGAAGGCCAGCTTCACGGGCAGCATCTGCCAGTGCCTGGACACGACCATGATATTGGAACCCGGAACGGTCAAAGGACACATCTTTGATGCCTTTTTCCAGAGCGCGTTCAGCGACAGCTTTACCCACAGCTGCAGCCGCGTCTTTGTTACCGGTGTACTTCAGTTGTTCAGCGATAGCTTTTTCTACAGTAGAAGCAGCTACCAGAACTTCAGAACCGTTCGGTGCAATTACCTGTGCGTAAATATGACGCGGGGTACGATGTACCACCAGGCGAGTTGCGCCCAGCTCTTTGAGCTTGCGGCGTGCGCGGGTCGCACGACGGATACGAGCAGATTTCTTATCCATAGTGTTACCTTACTTCTTCTTAGCCTCTTTGGTACGCACGACTTCGTCGGCGTAACGAACACCCTTGCCTTTGTAAGGCTCAGGACGACGGTAGGCACGCAGATCTGCTGCAACCTGGCCGATCACCTGCTTATCAGCGCCTTTCAGCACGATTTCAGTTTGAGTCGGACATTCTGCAGTAATCCCTGCCGGCAGTTGATGGTCAACAGGGTGTGAGAAACCTAAAGACAGGTTTACTACGTTCCCTTTAACCGCTGCACGATAACCTACACCAACCAGCTGCAGCTTCTTAGTGAAGCCTTCGGTAACACCGATAACCATTGAGTTCAGCAGGGCACGCGCGGTACCAGCCTGAGCCCAACCGTCTACGTAACCATCACGCGGACCGAAGGTCAGAGCATTATCTGCATGTTTAACTTCAACAGCATCGTTGAGAGTACGAGTCAGCTCGCCGTTTTTACCTTTGATCGTAATAACCTGACCGTTGATTTTTACATCAACGCCGGCAGGAACAACGACCGGTGCTTTAGCAACACGAGACATTTTTTCCTCCGATTAGGCTACGTAGCAGATAATTTCGCCACCAAGACCAGCCTGGCGCGCTGCACGATCAGTCATAACACCTTTAGAGGTAGAAACAACCGCGATACCCAGACCCGCCATAACTTTCGGCAGCTCATCTTTACGTTTGTAGATGCGCAGACCTGGGCGACTGACACGCTGAATGCTTTCTACAACAGCTTTACCCTGGAAATACTTAAGAGTCAGTTCCAGTTCCGGCTTGGTGTCGCCTTCAACTTTAAAATCTTCAATAAAACCTTCTTCCTTCAGCACGTTGGCAATTGCCACTTTCAGCTTGGAGGAAGGCATGGTGACCGCAGCTTTGTTCGCGGCCTGACCGTTACGGATACGGGTCAGCATATCCGCGATCGGATCTTGCATGCTCATCTGTCTTTACTCCCGTGATTCAATTGGTGACAATTACCAGCTAGCCTTTTTCAAGCCTGGTACTTCACCGCGCATAGCGGCTTCACGTAGCTTGATACGGCTCAACCCGAACTTGCCCACATAACCATGTGGACGACCTGTTTGACGGCAGCGGTTACGCTGACGAGACGGGCTGGAATCACGCGGCAGAGACTGCAGCTTAAGAACAGCGTTCCAACGATCTTCGTCGGAAGCGTTCACATCAGAGATGATCGCTTTCAGTTCAGCGCGTTTCGCGAAGTATTTATCAGCTAAAGCTACGCGTTTTACTTCGCGTGCTTTCATTGATTGCTTAGCCATTCAGTAACCCTACCTTACTTGCGGAACGGGAAGTCAAAGGCAGCCAGCAGAGCACGGCCTTCTTCGTCAGATTTCGCAGTAGTGGTAATGGTAATATCCAAACCACGAACGCGGTCGACTTTATCGTAGTCGATTTCTGGGAAGATGATCTGCTCACGGACACCCATGCTGTAGTTACCACGACCATCGAATGACTTAGCGGACAAGCCACGGAAGTCACGGATACGCGGTACAGCAATAGTGATCAGGCGCTCAAAGAACTCCCACATGCGTTCGCCACGCAGAGTTACTTTACAGCCGATCGGATAGCCCTGACGGATTTTGAAGCCTGCAACAGATTTGCGTGCTTTGGTGATCAGCGGTTTTTGACCGGAGATTGCTGTCAGGTCAGCTGCTGCGTTATCCAGCAGTTTCTTGTCAGCGATCGCTTCACCAACACCCATGTTCAGGGTGATCTTCTCGACCCGAGGGACTTGCATGACAGAATTGTAGTTAAACTCAGTCATGAGTTTATTAACTACTTCGTCTTTGTAGTAATCATGCAGTTTCGCCATCGTACTACTCCAAATTACTTGATAGTTTCGCTGTTAGACTTGAAGAAACGGACTTTTTTGCCGTCTTCGAATCTAAAGCCTACACGGTCAGCCTTACCGGTTGCCGCATTGAAGAGTGCAATGTTAGAGATCTGAATAGCTGCTTCTTTCTCTACAATGCCGCCTGGTTGGTTCAGAGCCGGAACCGGCTTCTGGTGTTTCTTAACCAGGTTGATACCTTCAACGATGACCTTGCCGGAAGACAGGACATTCTTAACTTTACCGCGTTTACCTTTATCTTTACCGGTTAACACGATAACTTCGTCATCACGACGGATTTTCGCTGCCATGATTCGCTCCTTAGAGTACTTCTGGTGCCAGAGAGATAATTTTCATGAACTTCTCGTTACGAAGCTCACGAGTTACCGGCCCAAAAATACGCGTACCGATAGGCTGCTCGCTGTTATTGTTTAAAATAACGCATGCATTACCATCGAAGCGAATGACAGAACCGTCCGGGCGACGAACACCCTTCTTGGTGCGCACCACTACCGCCTTCAGCACATCACCTTTTTTGACCTTACCACGCGGAATTGCTTCTTTGATGGTGATCTTGATGATGTCGCCTACGCCTGCGTAGCGACGGTGCGAGCCACCCAGAACCTTGATACACATTACGCGACGTGCACCGGAGTTGTCGGCGACGTTCAGCATAGTCTGTTCTTGGATCATTTTAGTGCTCCGCTAATGTCAACTACTACTGAGACCCGAAATCAGGTCGTTAAAAAAGCCCCATATCGAGGGCGCGGCATTATAACACCGCTCTCAGGATATGGGTAGAAAAAATAAACGGCCCATCGCTGAGCCGTTTATTCGTTGAGAACGCGTACTGTATTACAGAACCGCTTTCTCTACAACGCGAACCAGCGTCCAGGACTTAGTCTTGGACAGCGGACGGCATTCACGGATTTCAACCTTGTCACCGATACCGCATTCGTTGTTCTCGTCATGTACGTGCAGTTTGGTCGTACGCTTAATGAATTTACCGTAGATCGGGTGTTTCACAAAACGTTCGATAGCAACAACAATGGATTTCTCCATTTTGTCGCTAACAACGCGACCTTGCAGAGTACGGATTTTATCGGTCATTACGCACCCGCCTTCTCAGTCAGTAAAGTCTTAACGCGTGCGACATCACGACGCACTTGCTTCAACAGGTGAGACTGTTGCAGCTGGCCACTTGCAGCCTGCATACGCAGGTTGAACTGCTCACGCAGCAGATTCAGCAGCTCGGTGTTCAGCTCTTCAACACTCTTCTCACGCAGCTCTTTTGCTTTCATTACATCACCGTCTTAGTTACAAAGGTGGTTTTAATCGGCAGTTTCGCTGCTGCCAGCTTGAATGCTTCACGGGCCAGCTCTTCCGGTACGCCGTCCATTTCATACAGGACTTTACCCGGCTGAATCAAGGCAACCCAATACTCCACGTTACCTTTACCTTTACCCATACGCACTGCCAGCGGCTTTTCAGTGATCGGTTTGTCCGGGAATACACGGATCCAGATCTTACCTTGACGCTTAACTGCACGGGTCATAGCACGACGTGCTGCTTCGATCTGACGGGCAGTCAGACGACCACGGCCAACAGCTTTCAGACCGAAGCTGCCGAAGCTAACATCCGCGCCAGCAGCCAGACCGCGGTTACGGCCTTTGTGCATTTTACGGAATTTTGTACGCTTTGGTTGTAACATCAGCGACGCTCCTTATTTACGGCCTTTACGCTGCTGCTTTTTAGGTTGAGCAGCCGGTTTTTCCGGTTGTTCAACAGCAGCCATACCACCCAGGATCTCGCCTTTGAAGATCCATACCTTAACGCCGATTACACCGTAAGTGGTGTGCGCTTCAGAGGTGTTGTAGTCAATGTCAGCACGCAGAGTGTGCAGCGGTACGCGACCTTCGCGGTACCATTCGGTACGTGCGATTTCCGCGCCGCCCAGACGGCCGCTAACTTCAACTTTAATCCCTTTAGCGCCCAGACGCATGGCGTTCTGTACAGCACGCTTCATCGCACGACGGAACATAACACGACGTTCCAGCTGTGAAGTGATGCTGTCAGCAACCAGTTTTGCGTCCAGTTCAGGCTTACGAACTTCGGCGATATTGATCTGTGCAGGAACGCCAGCGATATCCGCCACGACCTTACGCAGTTTTTCTACGTCTTCACCTTTCTTACCGATAACGATACCCGGGCGAGCAGTGTGAATAGTCACACGGATGCTCTTAGCCGGACGCTCGATAACGATACGAGATACGGACGCTTTAGCCAGTTCCTTAGTCAGGTAC
The DNA window shown above is from Citrobacter farmeri and carries:
- a CDS encoding DUF1992 domain-containing protein; translation: MWLLDQWAERHITDAQKNGEFENLHGAGERLVLDDDSHVPVELRAGYRLLKNAGCLPPELEQRKEAIQLLDLLKGLRQDDPQYHEVSRRLSLLELKLRQAGLSTEFLRGEYADKLLLKINDN
- the rplQ gene encoding 50S ribosomal protein L17; the encoded protein is MRHRKSGRQLNRNSSHRQAMFRNMAGSLVRHEIIKTTLPKAKELRRVVEPLITLAKTDSVANRRLAFARTRDNEIVAKLFNELGPRFASRAGGYTRILKCGFRAGDNAPMAYIELVDRSESKAEAAAE
- a CDS encoding DNA-directed RNA polymerase subunit alpha; the protein is MQGSVTEFLKPRLVDIEQVSSTHAKVTLEPLERGFGHTLGNALRRILLSSMPGCAVTEVEIDGVLHEYSTKEGVQEDILEILLNLKGLAVRVQGKDEVILTLNKSGIGPVTAADITHDGDVEIVKPQHVICHLTDENASISMRIKVQRGRGYVPASTRIHSEEDERPIGRLLVDACYSPVERIAYNVEAARVEQRTDLDKLVIEMETNGTIDPEEAIRRAATILAEQLEAFVDLRDVRQPEVKEEKPEFDPILLRPVDDLELTVRSANCLKAEAIHYIGDLVQRTEVELLKTPNLGKKSLTEIKDVLASRGLSLGMRLENWPPASIADE
- the zntR gene encoding Zn(2+)-responsive transcriptional regulator; its protein translation is MYRIGELAKLADVTPDTIRYYEKQQMMEHEVRTEGGFRLYTEKDLQRLKFIRYARQLGFTLESIRELLSIRIDPEHHTCQESKGIVQERLKEVEARIAELQSMQRSLQRLNDACCGTAHSSVYCSILEALEQGASGVKLGC
- the rpsK gene encoding 30S ribosomal protein S11, whose protein sequence is MAKAPIRARKRVRKQVSDGVAHIHASFNNTIVTITDRQGNALGWATAGGSGFRGSRKSTPFAAQVAAERCADAVKEYGIKNLEVMVKGPGPGRESTIRALNAAGFRITNITDVTPIPHNGCRPPKKRRV
- the rpsM gene encoding 30S ribosomal protein S13 encodes the protein MARIAGINIPDQKHAVIALTSIYGIGKTRSKAILAAAGIAENVKISELSEGQIDTLRDEVAKFVVEGDLRREISMSIKRLMDLGCYRGLRHRRGLPVRGQRTKTNARTRKGPRKPIKK
- the mscL gene encoding large-conductance mechanosensitive channel protein MscL, with translation MSIIKEFREFAMRGNVVDLAVGVIIGAAFGKIVSSLVADIIMPPLGLLIGGIDFKQFAVTLRDAQGDIPAVVMHYGVFIQNIFDFVIVAFAIFMAIKLINKLNRKKEEPAAAPAPTKEEVLLTEIRDLLKEQNNRS
- the rpsD gene encoding 30S ribosomal protein S4, with the protein product MARYLGPKLKLSRREGTDLFLKSGVRAIDTKCKIEQAPGQHGARKPRLSDYGVQLREKQKVRRIYGVLERQFRNYYKEAARLKGNTGENLLALLEGRLDNVVYRMGFGATRAEARQLVSHKAIMVNGRVVNIASYQVSPNDVVSIREKAKKQSRVKAALELAEQREKPTWLEVDAGKMEGTYKRKPERSDLSADINEHLIVELYSK
- the rplF gene encoding 50S ribosomal protein L6 → MSRVAKAPVVVPAGVDVKINGQVITIKGKNGELTRTLNDAVEVKHADNALTFGPRDGYVDGWAQAGTARALLNSMVIGVTEGFTKKLQLVGVGYRAAVKGNVVNLSLGFSHPVDHQLPAGITAECPTQTEIVLKGADKQVIGQVAADLRAYRRPEPYKGKGVRYADEVVRTKEAKKK
- the rplO gene encoding 50S ribosomal protein L15, yielding MRLNTLSPAEGSKKAGKRLGRGIGSGLGKTGGRGHKGQKSRSGGGVRRGFEGGQMPLYRRLPKFGFTSRKAAITAEVRLSDLAKVEGGVVDLNTLKAANIIGIQIEFAKVILAGEVTTPVTVRGLRVTKGARAAIEAAGGKIEE
- the rplR gene encoding 50S ribosomal protein L18, which gives rise to MDKKSARIRRATRARRKLKELGATRLVVHRTPRHIYAQVIAPNGSEVLVAASTVEKAIAEQLKYTGNKDAAAAVGKAVAERALEKGIKDVSFDRSGFQYHGRVQALADAAREAGLQF
- the rpsH gene encoding 30S ribosomal protein S8, with translation MSMQDPIADMLTRIRNGQAANKAAVTMPSSKLKVAIANVLKEEGFIEDFKVEGDTKPELELTLKYFQGKAVVESIQRVSRPGLRIYKRKDELPKVMAGLGIAVVSTSKGVMTDRAARQAGLGGEIICYVA
- the secY gene encoding preprotein translocase subunit SecY, whose product is MAKQPGLDFQSAKGGLGELKRRLLFVIGALIVFRIGSFIPIPGIDAAVLAKLLEQQRGTIIEMFNMFSGGALSRASIFALGIMPYISASIIIQLLTVVHPTLAEIKKEGESGRRKISQYTRYGTLVLAIFQSIGIATGLPNMPGMQGLVMNPGFAFYFTAVVSLVTGTMFLMWLGEQITERGIGNGISIIIFAGIVAGLPPAIAHTIEQARQGDLHFLVLLLVAVLVFAVTFFVVFVERGQRRIVVNYAKRQQGRRVYAAQSTHLPLKVNMAGVIPAIFASSIILFPATIASWFGGGTGWNWLTTISLYLQPGQPLYVLLYASAIIFFCFFYTALVFNPRETADNLKKSGAFVPGIRPGEQTAKYIDKVMTRLTLVGALYITFICLIPEFMRDAMKVPFYFGGTSLLIVVVVIMDFMAQVQTLMMSSQYESALKKANLKGYGR
- the arfA gene encoding alternative ribosome-rescue factor ArfA: MSRYQHTKGQIKDNAIEALLHDPLFRQRIEKNKKGKGSYLRKGKHGNRGNWEASGKKVNHFFTTGLLFSAVY
- the rpmJ gene encoding 50S ribosomal protein L36; this encodes MKVRASVKKLCRNCKIVKRDGVIRVICSAEPKHKQRQG
- the rpmD gene encoding 50S ribosomal protein L30; the protein is MAKTIKITQTRSAIGRLPKHKATLLGLGLRRIGHTVEREDTPAVRGMVNAVSFMVKVEE
- the rpsE gene encoding 30S ribosomal protein S5, coding for MAHIEKQAGELQEKLIAVNRVSKTVKGGRIFSFTALTVVGDGNGRVGFGYGKAREVPAAIQKAMEKARRNMINVALNNGTLQHPVKGVHTGSRVFMQPASEGTGIIAGGAMRAVLEVAGVHNVLAKAYGSTNPINVVRATIDGLENMNSPEMVAAKRGKSVEEILGK